agcggtGGAGTGGGGCAGCGCAGCCGGCACGGCACGGGGCGTGCGTCGACGGGTCGGCAGCGCTAGAGGGTGCGTGGGAGGGATGGGTGGCGGCGGGTCCGGATGTGAGAGGATGGGTTTGCGCTGTTAGGGTTTAAGCGAGATCCAATTGTAGGAGTCTCAAATACTGGAATATGGGGAAGAAAAAATATATAGGATTCCCGTCTCCGCCTAGGGACTACGCGATTGCTGTCGTGGGCCTCTGGGAGACTGGGACGCAGAGCCCAAGTTCAAACGTGTCTGCTTAGGCTGGGCTATTTTTGCGTGGACTGGACTGCGCGGATTTGAGTTAACTGCATTAGCTGATTTGAGTCCATGACAGATATCGAGTGCCTAGCCCATTAACGCTTGGGCCCCGACTGATCTAGCCCACATCAGTAGGCCCGAAGCCTGCTGCGGGAAACATCGTTAGCGTTTGCAACGGTGGTTGGCACATTCGGAAATAAAGGCAACTTCGTGGGCGTTCGCTGGCGCTCGGCTCATAAAGTGCCACGCCCCCCGCCTAGGGTTCGCATCACCTGCGCCGCCCACGGCTACGCGCCGCTCCGAAAAGCCGAAACGTCCACCGTTCGTTCGGATTCGATGCGAGATGTGCTGTTCGTGCTCCTCTGTTTTGcttttgcttcttcttcttcttcggatTCTTCTTGGTTTTGGTTTCATTTGATGGTTGATCCGAGGAGAGTTGCGGCGATGACGAAAAACATGGTTCGCTCGTCTGAACGGCGGGTTCTCCCCCGCCTTGCGGAGCTTAAAAGTAGTCCGAGCCCAACGCCGCCTCCTCTGGATCCACTGCTCTTGTTTCTTGTTCTTTCGACGCTGcttgtttctttttcttccttcaaTCCTCATATCATGTTTTGGTTTCTGATGGATGAGAAGGGGTGTTGCCATGATGATTTCTTCAATCTCGAGAGCAGGTCTCTGCTCGATGAATCTGGGAAATAATCTCCATTATTTCCTCCTGAGCGGTTACCTGAGCAACGCCAACTGTCACCCACCCCTGTTCTTTTGCATcggcaacatgggctgaagaaaCGATTGGGGAATGATTCTTTTTCCTCCCAGATTCCATTCCAAGACAAACAACGCAGGTGTCCTTCGTTTACATTTTCAGTTGCAGCATAAATAAAACAACTTGCACATGACTCTGGTTTACCTGCATCTCTAGAATGATGATGCTACGAAGCAGAAAGTACGAGTAAAATTGTATATTTGGTGCCAAGAAGATGTCACAGCAGCACAGCAGCAGATGTTTACGAGGCTTGGTCGTTGGTGGCCCTGCCCGGCCCGTTGTGCTGCTCCATGAAGCGCACGACGACGCAGGTGATGTTGTCGGCGCTGCCCCGCTGGGAGGCCTCCGCGACGAGCCGCTTGGCGGCCTGCTCCGAGTCCAGGATCGGCTTCACCATGGCCACGGCTTCCTGCAACCACGGAAAGCACAACACCAAGGACGCTTAGCTTAAAGTGAGCTTACCGGCCGGGGCCCTTAATTTTCTGATGAAAGGTTTCGCGTTCTACCTCGTTGGTCACCACGTCCCACAGACCATCACTTGCAAGGATGAGGAACTCCAAGGAGCTGTCCACAACCTCCTCCTGAACCAACCAAACAGGGCATTTTTCAAATGATGCTGGTGACTGGTATGCATCAGTTTTATACTCTGGGTGGGAAATCTACAAACCTTGATCTCTGGATCAGCGACCACATACTGCTTTAGGAGCTTGTCACCGAATGCTCGAGAAACAGCAAGAACGCCACCAACACGCCATGTTCCTGCCGATTTTTCACCGATCAAAGTCCTATCTTGGTGGCCAATAAACCAAGGAGATGAACATACCAGCCCACATCACAAATCCACCAGCTTCCTCTATCCTCTGCTTCTCGTCTGTCTGGTCTGGCTTGTGGTCTCTTGACACCGCTATAGCTGCATCACCACCAAGAATGAAGGTCATACATAGTTTGTCAGAAGATTGGATCAAAAAAGGCCAATTGTGCTCTATGCGACAGTTGCACAAACTTAACAGCAAACATGTAAACAAATTAGTTACAAGAAGAGACTGCAATTCGTTATGGAAAAAAAGGATAAAGAAGAGTGCAATGGAAGCTGAAATGTCTGAAACACCGGCTGAAATATGTACCAGGGGATTTTGACTTACCATCCCCTCCTCTGCATATGACTGCCCTAGAATCCCCAACATTTGCAACCACCAAGCGATCACCTACAAGAATAGCAGTGGAAGCGGTTGACCCCGCATCTCGATGATGGCTGGTATCAGCTTTCAGAAGCTCTGAATCTGTGTGAGTGTAAGTTTCAGCTGCAGGAGGATATTACCAACATTCAGACTCCCAAGTTCAGAATTTTAAGTATTTTTCTTCAAAGCTATAGCAGCTGCAGAGAGTTATAATACCAATAGCTGATTTGGTATCGCTGAAGAACTTTGGGTGCTTGATTAAATTTGTGAAAAGGTTTTGTTTTACAAACTCTGCTGCTCGAGCACCACCATGGCCTGCAGGGGGGAAGAAATCAGTTAGCAATCAAGCAGTCTTGCCAATTTTCCCCACCAAATGGTAGTGATCTGGTTGACACTAGAAATTGCTGCTATGGAACAAGTTATGATCTGGTTGAACAAAGATCACTTGCTTGCTTACATTGGCTACACCTAAAAGTCTTAGTGTCATGAATTTTTCGTCCAAGATAGGCTGCATCTTACCGTCGAAAACGCCGAACAACCCAACTGTCTCTCCATCGACACCATCTACTCTGGTTTCATGGAAGTCCTCCATGTAAGATCTTTTCCCAGGAGAGCTTGCATACCCATAGCTGAACTTGCCGTTTTCACTACCACAAGATGAACAAGGTTTGTGGGAGATATGTTTGTTGGACACTATCGCTAGGAGCTGTCCAAATGGATGAGTCAGTCTGATCACGATTCCGCAGGAATTCAGCAGATCCATGAAAGAGAAGTATTTGTGGATATATGCTAAAATATTTTTCAAACAATTATGATTTTGTTCGAACAATTATATGCTAAAATATTGGTCCTGCACTCATCCCTTGTGTTTGCAGATAACCCACTTAACATGGTACAATAGCAAGAAACAGTTTGAAAAGGATGAAAAAAACAACAACACGCAGCATCATGCACCTAGGATTTCCGACCCCTCGGCAAAACATAACATGGCAGTCGCAGGTTTACTGAGAACTCGATCAGGTTACATCAACTCCGGAGATGGTGACAGCTTTAGCATGTCGATGAAACATCAAAAAGGTTTCCAAAGTTCGTGCAGGAAAACAGCAAGAACGGGGATGGCACCTGAACCCGCCGCCACTGACGGGGGATCTTTCCCCGGCGAGCCCCATCACGGCCGACGGCAGCAGCGACGTGGCACCACCAGCAGGAGcagcacggcgacggcgacggcgatggCAAGGCCAGAAACGATGGCCGGCCCCGGGAGCCTCTCGTGCGCGCCGTAAATGGAGGAGCCACGCAGGCGGGGCTCGTGGACCAAAAAGGGCGGAGCGGACAGGCTCGATGCGCGGTGGCGTGGGGGGTGCGACGTGGCGGCAGCCGAGAGGGGACTCGTGGGCACacgccccccgccgcgccggtCACCCTTTTCTTGGCGCGTCGCCCTGTTCGGTCAGTGGCCTCGCCGGCCGTGCTGGCTTTGGCTGGCCCTCGCCTCAGCTCGCGGCTCGCCCTCGGCTCCCCACGCAGCAGCTCCGTCTTCACGCAGCTAGTGCCACCTCCTCACATCGACCGGATGCTGAGAAATGTAGATTGTCCACCGTAAATGATATCATAGCCGAGATAAGTTCTAATTATAACGCCTTTAGGAAGGGAACGACGTCGAAAGCGTCGCCGTCAGGACCCCGAAAGCAGCCCGTATCGCGCCACCACTGCTGCCATGGACAAGGAGGAGAGGGGAAAGCGAGGGAGGAAGGAGAGCCTCCTGCCGCCACCCGGAGCCAGAACGGGCACTGGTCGGCGCTGCCACAGCCGCGGCTGTCAGCCTCTCTGAGCCCCACGCTCGTGCGAGGGCACGCCCCGCTAGCCTGCTGCAGTGCACGCCGCCATCACCGTCGAGTGCGAGGGAGAGCCTCGCTGCCGCTATCCCGATAAGCCGCGCGGCCttgctggcggcggcgcggcgggagaAGTCGACGCGGGGGCCAAAGACGTCCTCTCTTTCTTTTACACGGCTCCCGCACGTCGAGCCGATGCTGAGCAAACTTTTGGCTTTAGGGGAGTAGCGACCGCCTGTTGCCATTTTTCTTTCCGTGCTCTATAGTTTTAATAACTATAGTATAGTATAGGTGGACGAAACGTGGTCAATTTTGATGCTCCATGGCGTGGTTATAATCCAGGATTGAGCCACTAAGCACCCAAAATTGTACATCTCCATCACGGAAATCGAGTTGTAGGGAGAGATTGTGCTCATGTGGCACAGTGTTCAGCACTGGTGCAGGGCATGCGAATTTTCTATCCGCTTTTCCTACTAAAAAATTATGCAGGATTATCTTCTTTTTTAGGGATTATTATGCAAGAATACCCGTGAAAAATATCCTATTCCAATACTTTTTAGTTGGCCCAACGAATTTATTTGACTAGCATAGCAGGCCAAGCCCAAGAAATGCTTGGGCCGTGTCAGCACGCGTCGTTGAGGCCGGGAAGCAACCGCAACGGGAAGGAGGAGCTGTCAATTCCCGGAGACCGTCTTGGCCGCCGCGCGCCATCACCGTCTTGAACTCGTTGTTACCTGTACAAAAAAAGATGCATCTGACGgcaaaaatatttttatttgaattttggGTGATTTTGAAACACGGATTGATTAACAATGCATGGCGATGCAAGAAGTATCCACATATCTAGCAGATGTTGTGTCCTCTCGGCAAGGAGGGAGACAAGCTGCAAGAGGAGCTTAACAACTGCATGTAATGGCAATGGAGTTCAACGACCTGGCAAATCATTTGGTACCCGTGTGTGTAGTACAGTAGAAGACTAATGCATTGATCATTAGAGCATGATGGAAGCTGTGATGGAGGCAATGTAACCGATGTCTTCTGTTGTTTCAGATGAACAAAATAGGGAGTAGAATAATCGACATGGTCGGCGTAGATGTCAGGTCATGCTGTCATCATTCCGAAGTCTGGCATATAGCTAAGGTAGGCGAAACCAGATCAAGCTGTTTAGGCCCTATTGGAAGGTGCTAATGCCAAGCGCTAAAGTTTAACACTCATTAGCCTCTTTTTCCCATCTAATGTTTTGCCTTTATTTTTGAATTTAGCTAAACTTTAACACCCTTATTAGCACTTTTGTTTGGAAGTGCTTGTGCTTAAATTTAGTACCTTTGTGTATTAGCACTAGGATCCGAACACGACCAAACCCTTCTAATTTTGTTGATAGCACTTCTTGTTGATAGGTGACAACTTGACAGCGACCGATCGTCAGCCGTCGTTGTTGCTCACTGCGCATTTCTGAGCAATCCTCTTGCTGTTGAGGTCGTCAACGAGCTTCTGCAGCGCGGCGGGGGCTCCGTCGCCGTCGCACCCCATGAACACCTCCGCGACATCGGCCGGCGTCAAATGCACCTCCTCCAGCAGCCTCTCTGCCTCTCCGATCAGCTTCTCGTACCTGCAGTCGTCAGCCGGCCCACGATCGTCGTCGCCGAGGTAGTTCCTGGCGAGCACGCGCAGCGCGTGGGCCTTGCAGTAGCCGAGCTCTATCTTGCGGTCCATGCGGCCGGGCCGGAGCAGCGCCGGGTCGAGGCGGTCCACGTGGTTGGTGGTGAACACGATGAGCCGCTCCCCGACGCACGACGAccagagcccgtcgacgaagtTTAGCACGCCGGACAGGCTGATCCTCTCCCGGCCACGCGGTGGGTACGGCGACATGCGGAGGGGACGCGGCGTTCCTGCAGGGTCGTCGAACTCGTCGTCTTGGCCCGGCGACGACGTCCTCGTCCGGTCGAATAGGCCGAGGGAGCAGTCGATGTCCTCGACGACGATGAGCGACTTGGGGCGCGTCGAGGCGAGCAGCAGCCGGAGGTCGGAGTTGGAGCCCACCGCGGTGAGCTCGAGGTCGTAGATGTCGAACTCGAGGAGGTTGGCGATGGCCGCGATGAGGCTGGTCTTGCCGGTGCCCGGCGGGCCGTGGAGCAGGTACCCGCGCTTCCACGCGCGACCGGCGCGCGCGTAGTGCTCCCGGCGGCGCACGAAGCGGAGCAGGTCCGCGCGGACGCCATCGCGGAGCGCcgggtcgacggcgagcgtGTCGAACGTGGACGGGTGCGCGAACGGGTGCGACGACCACAGCATCTGGTGGTCGTacatcccgccgccgccgccgtacaTGGGGTTGTTGGTGTAGAGCTTCCGCTCCCGCATCTTgagccgcagcgccgccgccacggcgagGACGTGGGGGATGTACGCGCCGCGCACGACGtcgcggtggcggcgcgggaACTCGAGCCTCAGGCACCGCTGCTGCCAGCCGGCGCCTCCGGGGGCCCCGAACCCGCCGCGCGGGCAGCGGAACGGCGCGTAGcacgcggcgccgccgccgcccggcgcctccGCGCTCCGCGACGTCCACTGCAAGCGGACGCCCCGGAACGTGTCGCGCGCGGCGTGGTCGTCCGGGAGCGACGCCACGGCCTCCGGCGCGCCGTGCGCCTTGTGGAGGTGCAGCGCGGGCGCGGACGCGAGGCAGCGCGCCCCGAGGTAGAGCTGCGCGGCGTCGTAGAGCTCGTTGGGCACGCCGTTGGCGTCCACCTCGTGGACCAAGATGGCGTCGGTGGGCTGGGCGagcgcggccgcggcgcgggCGAGCAGCGCCCGCAGCGCCccgtgcgcctccggcgggAGGACGTCGCGCACCGCCGCGCGCACCACCATGGCGGTGGCGACGAGCGAGCCCAGGGAGCCCCAGCTCACGGCTGCCTTCATGCTGCTCGGTGCTCGGTCGCAAGGTCAGTCAGGGCTCTCACTCTGACAGTGACTGTGTGGTCTTTCGATTAATGATTGCGACTGGAATGTGGTCTGGATCATCGGTGCCATCTCGCGCGTTCTTTATATAGCTCGTCGGAACCGACTCTGTGCTCGTCGGTGACGATGGCTCCAATGATTCGACGCAACCGACAGATGCGGGTTTGGTCAGCAGGTCGATCAAAAGCGATGAGCCGGGCGAGTTGACTTGCCTGACAATGCGCCGCTGTTCCCGACAAGGATCGCACTAGCAGGTGGAGCATGGAGTGGAATAGTCAGAGGCACCAACGCTCGTTTAGGCGTCAACGCTCAACGGAGCCGTGGCGGACAAGGAACAGTTGAGTTAGACTCTTGCTACTGAGAACAACCCAATTTTAAAAGTATAAACAGCTTTCCTTAAAAAAAAAAGTATATACACCACAAAGCTACTGTGCGAGCTTACATTTATAGTTTAAAAGTTCTTAACAAAATTGGAACAGCttgtattttttttccttttcttttctttccttttcttttgggAAAACTGTTTTCCTAGGGAATTTTGTGGTGACAGCTTGACAGTTTTGCTGAGTAATATAGGAGAGGCCTAGgccaaaaaaatataaaaaagggGGCAAAACTCTTGCCCGttccttttcaaaaaaaaaaaagttttgCTGAGTATTGGCTCAGCGGGATCTCAGGCTCAGATCGAGCTCGGCTCGGGATGCTTGAGTTGGCAGGCTCGCTCGAGCTCGGCCCATTGACACTTGACAGCCCTCCCCAGGGTTTAGGGCCTCGGActtctttttttcttccccctttcccttctctccgGCTCCCTCCTCCCTTGGTCCTCCTTCCCTGGCGGCGGcgactgggcgagcggcggcgccacTCGTCACGTCTTCGCCCAGCCctttgccggcgacgagcaccCACCAGGTATGCCCGCCCCTTCTCTTCCCCTCTGCTGTGCGGGACGGAGTaccccaaaccctaacaaaactatttgtattcggatctgatCCAGTTACAATAGATTACCTACTAACTTCGATTTTGTTTGTAAAAATTATCGGGTGTACGTGTGTACACCCAACACGTACACCCATGTCCTATGTTGGGTCCGCCTCTGCCATGTATTTACCTGCTAAGCttcgattttttttttttgcaaaaattaTCCGCCCCCTAGATCCATTGACTACTGGTCTTTCGGTCCTGTGGGCTGTGGATGTGGGAGAATGAACAAGCTAGGGGTGGAGAAGAAGCCTGAGTTGCAAGCGGCTCTTTATTGCTATCATGTTCTTAATATAGTTTCCTAAATTTGGGACTGCCATGTTATGTAATAGAACTCCAGGAGACTGCTATTTGCCTATGTTGAACTTCTATGCTTTATTGTTGCGATTTGTGAACTTATTAGTGTTCCTGCTAGGCTGTTTTGGCTTTTATAATTTAATAAGGCGGCTGCTATCCATCATGTACAGGGGAAATGGTTGAGTATCTCTTCGACGATAACTTCAGTGTGAGCAGGCTCGATCCTGATGGCAAGAAGTTTGACAGAGGTAATGTATCTCTGGCTTTCCCACAGTAATCTTGAGTCCCATGATGTTCCCTCCTGTTCCGAAACTGTGAATACGTTTTGTAAATTGTTGTTAGTGATTGCTTTACTTCGCTCTTTGTTATGCAGTCCTTTGAGTGCTGGTAACATGATTGTTCATATTTCTCTTGCTGCACATGTGGGCTGATGTAacattgttttttttttatGCAGTCACTCGCATCGAAGCTCACAACGAGCAGATGTACATGCAGCTAGATGTTGCTACTGAGGTCTATCCTATGCGTGTTGGTGACAAATTCAACATGGTGTTAGCTCCTACTCTGAATCTGGATGGAACACCAGACACTGGCTACTACACACAGGTGATACAGCGCACCTAATTTCTCTCATAACTTGATCTTGACATAGTGACAATTTTTGTGATGGAAATACAGATCCGAATGTGTTCTAGGTGCCACGATATGGTTCTTGTTTCTATTGACTTGTCTTCCCTGAGGCACATTTTTGTTGGATAAATAATATGATGCCATTCCTTTCATTCAGGCTGGAAGAAAAACACTTGCTGACAAGTTTGACTATGTCATGCATGGAAAGCTTTACAAGATCTCAGAAGACAGTTCCACCAGCTCATCTACTAAAGTGTATGCCTTCTCTGAACTTGAAACAATTGTTCTGTGTGTATGATGCTACATCATTTAATGTGACACTGGTTTGTTTCCTTGTTCCTGCACATTTTTATGGGTCCTAAATTCATATGTATGAACCACTAAAGATGATTGGAACCTATGTGGGTCTTTTCTTAAGACACCACTGTAATATCTAAGTACTAACAACCTGTATAACTAAATAAAAGTGACAGAAATGATCCTCAACATAAGTTGGAACATGAATGATTGATCCCACATGGTAAATTTTTTTTGGATCTGCCCTGTGAATTACATAAGTCTGTCAGAGCCTCTAAGGATGCAAATCATTTCTTTCTTACGATATTATGTCTAATTTCTTGCCAATTCTCAACAAGTACTGGTACATGGTCTGTTGAATCctgttaaatttaaatttgctAGGTAGTCTGATTGATTAATGTTGTTCTTTTATGTTTTAAGACGAAATTACTTTACCAGTTAACATTGTGTTTAAAAGCAAAAATTCTATGGATAAAATGCTGCCTTGGCTTGTGGCCGCGTGAGCGTCTATTGATGAAACCATGTCATTTGATCAATGCAAACTTCATGGGTTAGGTTTTACATATTAGATGTTCGCTGTGTGTAGCTGTCTGAAAAAATGGAAAATCATTGCAAGGTTAGTCTAGTCATCCCAAAGGAAGAAGCAGAATTATTTAAAGCAACTGTCTTAATTAGACAAATTTGATGCGTAGGTTATATATCTTTAGTTTAAGTTACTTGAAGCAGTCTATGTTGTGAAACAGTTAATTACACTTTCAACTTTATTCACCTTGTTGAGCAGTAAGCATTAAGTATGCTAGCCAGCAAAACTGCAATATAGATTGATCTGTGCACATTCTCGGTTTGCTATATGCTACATTTCTAATTCAATACATCTACGTCCTCATTCCAGGGAGATCTATGCATCTTTTGGTGGCCTCCTGATGCTGCTTAGGTGTGATAGTTCCAGTGCAGCTAGCTTCGAGCTGGATCAGAGGCTGTTTCTTCTTATCAGAAAGGTGTAAACGTATTGGCTACTTGAAAGGCTGGTTACCTTGTTGTTGACTGTACTCAACTTCCACCCTATATGTACTCTCAGTGGTGGTATGGCTTTCGATTGGTAGAAGCAACTTCTATCATGTAGTGATGTAATCTCGCTACATATGAGCACATGAAGTGCTTCATTGGCGGATAATACTATAGCTGTTCTATCATTTGGTTTATTACACTGCGAAAGCGGTTTTGCTTGTGGTTGCTTCATATGATCATGCAGTGGTTAGTGGTATCGGTGAGCTCTACAGAGCATTGGACCACTCAATCTCCAGCAGCCGATCAATGAACCCCAGACGGCCGGTACATGCTTTTGGATGGTTACAAAGTTCACATGTCATTTCCCTCCCAGTCTCCCCTAGGACAAGAACCAGCTGAGGCCCAGGAGCACAAGCCTTTACTCCTACCACATAT
The genomic region above belongs to Panicum hallii strain FIL2 chromosome 4, PHallii_v3.1, whole genome shotgun sequence and contains:
- the LOC112888566 gene encoding probable protein phosphatase 2C 59 isoform X1 — translated: MDLLNSCGIVIRLTHPFGQLLAIVSNKHISHKPCSSCGSENGKFSYGYASSPGKRSYMEDFHETRVDGVDGETVGLFGVFDGHGGARAAEFVKQNLFTNLIKHPKFFSDTKSAIAETYTHTDSELLKADTSHHRDAGSTASTAILVGDRLVVANVGDSRAVICRGGDAIAVSRDHKPDQTDEKQRIEEAGGFVMWAGTWRVGGVLAVSRAFGDKLLKQYVVADPEIKEEVVDSSLEFLILASDGLWDVVTNEEAVAMVKPILDSEQAAKRLVAEASQRGSADNITCVVVRFMEQHNGPGRATNDQAS
- the LOC112888566 gene encoding probable protein phosphatase 2C 59 isoform X2, with the translated sequence MEDFHETRVDGVDGETVGLFGVFDGHGGARAAEFVKQNLFTNLIKHPKFFSDTKSAIAETYTHTDSELLKADTSHHRDAGSTASTAILVGDRLVVANVGDSRAVICRGGDAIAVSRDHKPDQTDEKQRIEEAGGFVMWAGTWRVGGVLAVSRAFGDKLLKQYVVADPEIKEEVVDSSLEFLILASDGLWDVVTNEEAVAMVKPILDSEQAAKRLVAEASQRGSADNITCVVVRFMEQHNGPGRATNDQAS
- the LOC112888566 gene encoding probable protein phosphatase 2C 59 isoform X3; translation: MGLAGERSPVSGGGFSENGKFSYGYASSPGKRSYMEDFHETRVDGVDGETVGLFGVFDGHGGARAAEFVKQNLFTNLIKHPKFFSDTKSAIAETYTHTDSELLKADTSHHRDAGSTASTAILVGDRLVVANVGDSRAVICRGGDAIAVSRDHKPDQTDEKQRIEEAGGFVMWAGTWRVGGVLAVSRAFGDKLLKQYVVADPEIKEEVVDSSLEFLILASDGLWDVVTNEEAVAMVKPILDSEQAAKRLVAEASQRGSADNITCVVVRFMEQHNGPGRATNDQAS
- the LOC112890240 gene encoding AAA-ATPase At3g50940-like is translated as MKAAVSWGSLGSLVATAMVVRAAVRDVLPPEAHGALRALLARAAAALAQPTDAILVHEVDANGVPNELYDAAQLYLGARCLASAPALHLHKAHGAPEAVASLPDDHAARDTFRGVRLQWTSRSAEAPGGGGAACYAPFRCPRGGFGAPGGAGWQQRCLRLEFPRRHRDVVRGAYIPHVLAVAAALRLKMRERKLYTNNPMYGGGGGMYDHQMLWSSHPFAHPSTFDTLAVDPALRDGVRADLLRFVRRREHYARAGRAWKRGYLLHGPPGTGKTSLIAAIANLLEFDIYDLELTAVGSNSDLRLLLASTRPKSLIVVEDIDCSLGLFDRTRTSSPGQDDEFDDPAGTPRPLRMSPYPPRGRERISLSGVLNFVDGLWSSCVGERLIVFTTNHVDRLDPALLRPGRMDRKIELGYCKAHALRVLARNYLGDDDRGPADDCRYEKLIGEAERLLEEVHLTPADVAEVFMGCDGDGAPAALQKLVDDLNSKRIAQKCAVSNNDG
- the LOC112888448 gene encoding DNA-directed RNA polymerases II and V subunit 8A-like — encoded protein: MVEYLFDDNFSVSRLDPDGKKFDRVTRIEAHNEQMYMQLDVATEVYPMRVGDKFNMVLAPTLNLDGTPDTGYYTQAGRKTLADKFDYVMHGKLYKISEDSSTSSSTKVEIYASFGGLLMLLRCDSSSAASFELDQRLFLLIRKV